Genomic segment of Drosophila takahashii strain IR98-3 E-12201 chromosome X, DtakHiC1v2, whole genome shotgun sequence:
tttaaatttatatttaatgccGAATTTTGTTTAAGTATAATCAACAATTCGATAAACTCTTACTTCTGCGAAATGgaacaacaatttaaaaaattatgtatAGAAATCATATTCAGATGCGCTTCGACGCGGGTTTTGCAGGATCGATGATTGCTCTGCTTGGATATTTAAAGACTTCGAAATTTGGACTTCTCCATCGGTTGACTGTAGGTTTTCTCCGTGGGCGATCGATATATTCATATTTGAAGCGCTTGAATGATATGAGTCTTGAGTTATCGACGAATTTCGGGAATCTGTGCTGTCAATATCTACTAAGCACGAAGTTAGATATCGACTTGTCGCGTTTTGTGCCTCTTGAGTGCCTTGTATTGGAGATTCTCGAACAATTGGCCATTGACCTTCTTCCAGGACTGGAGAAGGATTTCCTACATCGCACTCGCTTCCAAAGGCAGACCCGAAATTCGAGCGAACAGGAAACAAGCAACTCATTGAACCTTCCTTTCCTTCACCCTCATTTGCgtccattttgtcctctttatCATCCCTAACAAGTGTTGGCAAGTTCTGAAAAACTCGCGGATAGGTCCATCCTGGAGTGCCGAAAAGTGGCTGGGGATCGGTGATCTCATTCTGAACTTCCGCCGGCACATCCAGTTCCATACTTTCAACCCTTTCGGGCTGGTCGAGACCTTGATGCGGAGTGGCGACTTTCGTCTTCTTTTGAATGCGCTTACGCGGCTTAGGCATCTCCTTTCCAGGAATCGGAGTCTCAATCAACATATTGGTGTCCGGCTGACTCGGATCCAGGTGTCCGGGACTTCGCTTTCCGCGCTGAAATAGGTAGTAGTATTAATACGTATCCAATagttcccataggaataataggaaaataagGGATTTGCTATcccaaatataatattttttaacattttacaaTTCTGAAGAATATTGGACAACTTTACTAAgtagctgtcataggaacaatcAAAAACTTAAtgcgaaaattaattaatttttgaacatattgtctTCTACTTTTTGGAATCTCTTTTGAAGTATTTTCGAATGTCGAATTCATTTTACAAACGATAGCTGccaaagaaaggatagaaaaaCGTATGTCGAAATACAAGGAAATCAAGAAATGAAGAACAACTAAATCTAAATGTACCATTTTTGTGAGATTTCTGACACTAGTTAACACTAATCACAGGACTTACTGGATAAATTTCGTTACCGAGTGGATCGCTGCCATACTTACAGCACTCTGCCTAGCACGGCGCAATGGTGCACGAGGTTTAGCCGCATCAGTCGTATTCGTGGTCGGACCAGGCGGAGCCCTCCCCACGCGCCCAAAGACCATGCAGCTGAGCCCGTACTTCTCCGACCCCCTCCGCCTGAGGATCCCCAGCTTCGTTAGGTTGCCCAGCGACTCC
This window contains:
- the LOC108059382 gene encoding uncharacterized protein; amino-acid sequence: MDPFKVPKKMNRNVLKAVSTLQSSRTDFVRLDDITQQVRIQTKKCLPVENLEQVVKESLGNLTKLGILRRRGSEKYGLSCMVFGRVGRAPPGPTTNTTDAAKPRAPLRRARQSARGKRSPGHLDPSQPDTNMLIETPIPGKEMPKPRKRIQKKTKVATPHQGLDQPERVESMELDVPAEVQNEITDPQPLFGTPGWTYPRVFQNLPTLVRDDKEDKMDANEGEGKEGSMSCLFPVRSNFGSAFGSECDVGNPSPVLEEGQWPIVRESPIQGTQEAQNATSRYLTSCLVDIDSTDSRNSSITQDSYHSSASNMNISIAHGENLQSTDGEVQISKSLNIQAEQSSILQNPRRSASEYDFYT